The following proteins are encoded in a genomic region of Glycine soja cultivar W05 chromosome 17, ASM419377v2, whole genome shotgun sequence:
- the LOC114393780 gene encoding 14 kDa proline-rich protein DC2.15-like codes for MASKTCSSLALFLTLNLVFFSLVSACGYTPCPGPNPKPRPNPNPNPNPSPSGSCPRDALKLGVCANVLNLVNATLGQPPVTPCCTLLDGLVDLEAAVCLCTALKANILGINLNLPISLSLLLNVCSRKAPRDFQCA; via the coding sequence ATGGCTTCAAAAACTTGTTCCTCCCTTGCCCTTTTCCTCACACTCAACCTCGTTTTCTTCTCACTTGTCTCTGCATGCGGTTATACACCATGCCCTGGTCCAAACCCAAAGCCAAGGCCCAACcccaaccctaaccctaaccccagCCCAAGTGGCTCGTGCCCCCGTGACGCACTCAAACTAGGTGTATGTGCCAATGTGCTAAACTTGGTGAACGCCACTTTGGGTCAACCACCAGTTACCCCTTGCTGCACCCTTCTCGATGGTctcgttgaccttgaagctgcAGTGTGCCTTTGCACTGCCCTCAAAGCAAACATTTTGGGCATCAACCTCAACCTTCCAATCTCCCTCAGCTTGCTTCTCAATGTTTGCTCAAGGAAAGCTCCACGTGATTTCCAATGTGCCTAA
- the LOC114393779 gene encoding 14 kDa proline-rich protein DC2.15-like, producing the protein MASKTCSSLALFLTLNLVFFSLVSACGYTPCPGPNPKPRPNPNPNPNPSPSGSCPRDALKLGVCANVLNLVNATLGQPPVTPCCSLLDGLVDLEAAVCLCTALKANILGINLNLPISLSLLLNVCSRKAPRDFQCAY; encoded by the coding sequence ATGGCTTCAAAAACTTGTTCCTCCCTTGCCCTTTTCCTCACACTCAACCTCGTTTTCTTCTCACTTGTCTCTGCATGCGGTTATACACCATGCCCTGGTCCAAACCCAAAGCCAAGGCCCAACcccaaccctaaccctaaccccagCCCAAGTGGCTCGTGCCCCCGTGACGCACTCAAACTAGGTGTATGCGCCAATGTGCTAAACTTGGTGAACGCCACTTTGGGTCAACCACCAGTTACCCCTTGTTGCTCCCTTCTCGATGGTCTCGTTGACCTTGAGGCTGCAGTGTGCCTTTGCACTGCTCTCAAAGCAAACATTTTGGGCATCAACCTCAACCTTCCGATCTCACTCAGCTTGCTTCTCAATGTTTGCTCAAGGAAAGCCCCACGTGATTTCCAATGTGCCTACTAA
- the LOC114393778 gene encoding 14 kDa proline-rich protein DC2.15-like: MASKTCSSLALFLTLNLLFFSLVSACGSYSCPSPKPKPKPKPKPNPNPSPSGASCPRDALKLGVCANVLKGLLNVTLGQPPVTPCCTLLDGLVDLEAAVCLCTALKANVLGINLNLPISLSLLLNVCSRQVPRDFQCA; encoded by the coding sequence ATGGCCTCCAAAACATGTTCATCCCTTGCTCTTTTCCTCACACTCAACCTCCTCTTCTTTTCACTTGTCTCTGCATGCGGTAGTTATTCATGCCCTAGTCCAAAGCCAAAGCCAAAGCCCAAGCCAAAGCCCAACCCTAACCCTAGTCCTTCTGGTGCATCGTGCCCCCGTGACGCACTCAAGCTAGGTGTATGTGCCAACGTGCTAAAAGGGTTGTTGAACGTGACTTTGGGTCAACCACCAGTTACCCCTTGCTGCACCCTTCTCGATGGGCTCGTTGACCTTGAGGCTGCAGTGTGCCTTTGCACTGCCCTCAAAGCAAATGTTTTGGGCATCAACCTCAACCTTCCTATCTCACTCAGCTTGCTTCTCAATGTTTGCTCAAGGCAAGTCCCACGCGATTTTCAATGTGCCTAA